The Arachis hypogaea cultivar Tifrunner chromosome 14, arahy.Tifrunner.gnm2.J5K5, whole genome shotgun sequence genome has a segment encoding these proteins:
- the LOC112798298 gene encoding high mobility group B protein 15-like → MASTSCVSNMPLPATTMTWNSHQNPAPLAKYEEVTTNPKLFMSTLEKLHADMGTKFMIPIIGGKELDLFHLFIEVTSRGGIEKIIKERRWKEVTQTFNFPSTATNASFVLRKYYSSLLYHYEQIYYFRAATGWNPTLTASSTADVVQRAQFSQPCLGFQHSRVDATAESSQGSAAVVGVIDAKFESGYLITVSIGSEVLKGVLYQDPHPHPHPQGAFQSVMAKNTNNNCNSSLGVVHRRRRRKKSEIKRRDPAHPKPNRSGYNFFFAEQHARLKPLHQAKDREISRIIGELWNKLKDPERLVYQEKALKDKERYKAEMEDYRQKRNNNNNAAMLPLQQQLPEMDENEEGSLQSQTPEEESTSGGSENENDINMDASLPLPPVTTTTLPPQPTFFSLDKPSMEGDYNLGHQNIHDSKNMLTML, encoded by the exons ATGGCATCAACATCTTGTGTGAGTAACATGCCATTACCCGCCACTACTATGACTTGGAACTCTCACCAAAATCCTGCACCACTTGCAAAGTATGAGGAGGTTACAACGAATCCCAAGCTTTTCATGAGTACTCTAGAGAAGCTCCATGCTGATATGGGAACCAAGTTCAT GATACCCATTATTGGAGGAAAAGAACTGGATCTGTTTCACCTCTTCATTGAAGTGACTTCTCGAGGAGGGATTGAGAAG ATTATCAAAGAGAGAAGATGGAAAGAAGTAACTCAAACTTTCAACTTTCCATCAACAGCTACAAATGCTTCTTTTGTGTTGCGCAAGTACTACTCTTCACTACTTTACCACTATGAACAAATTTACTACTTTAGAGCCGCAACTGGATGGAACCCTACTTTAACTGCTTCTTCTACTGCTG ATGTTGTGCAAAGAGCACAATTTTCACAGCCTTGTCTTGGCTTCCAACATTCAAGGGTTGATGCTACTGCCGAATCATCTCAAGGATCTGCAGCAGTAGTTGGAGTGATCGATGCAAAATTTGAAAGTGGATATCTGATTACAGTTTCAATAGGTTCAGAGGTGCTGAAAGGTGTACTTTATCAGGATCCACATCCACATCCACATCCACAGGGAGCATTTCAGAGTGTTATGGCCAAGAACACCAacaataattgtaattcttcattggGTGTTGTCCACCGTCGTCGTCGTAGGAAGAAATCAGAGATCAAAAGGAGGGATCCTGCTCATCCAAAACCTAACAGAAGTGGCTACAATTTCTTCTTTGCTGAGCAACATGCAAGACTAAAACCACTACACCAAGCCAAGGACAGAGAGATTAGTAGGATCATTGGTGAACTTTGGAACAAGTTAAAAGATCCCGAAAGATTA GTATATCAAGAGAAGGCTTTAAAGGATAAAGAGAGGTACAAAGCAGAAATGGAAGATTATCGCCAGAAacgcaacaataataataatgctgcTATGCTGCCATTGCAACAACAGCTTCCGGAAATGGATGAGAACGAGGAAGGCTCTCTTCAAAGTCAAACTCCTGAAGAGGAGAGCACTTCTGGTGGTAGCgaaaatgagaatgatattaacaTGGAtgcttctcttcctcttcctcctgtTACTACTACTACACTGCCTCCTCAACCTACATTTTTTAGTTTAGACAAACCATCCATGGAAGGAGATTATAACCTTGGACATCAAAATATCCATGACTCAAAAAATATGTTGACAATGCTTTAG
- the LOC112798296 gene encoding callose synthase 3-like: MSSRGAGPSSEAPQRRIMRTQTAGNLGESIFDSEVVPSSLVEIAPILRVANEVEKTHPRVAYLCRFYAFEKAHRLDPTSSGRGVRQFKTALLQRLERENDPTLKGRVKKSDAREMQSFYQHYYKKYIQALQNAADKADRAQLTKAYQTANVLFEVLKAVNMTQSMEVDREILETQDKVAEKTEILVPYNVLPLDPDSANQAIMRFPEIQAAVYALRNIRGLPWPKDYKKKKEEDILDWLGAMFGFQKHNVANQREHLILLLANVHIRQFPKPDQQPKLDERALTEVMKKLFKNYKKWCKYLGRKSSLWLPTIQQEVQQRKLLYMGLYLLIWGEAANLRFMPECLCYIYHHMAFELYGMLAGNVSPMTGENVKPAYGGEEEAFLKKVVTPIYDVIRQEAARSKKGRSKHSQWRNYDDLNEYFWSADCFRLGWPMRADADFFWVPSNEQSSFDKSNDEKPTNPDRWVGKVNFVEIRSFWHIFRSYDRMWSFFILCLQAMIIVAWNKSGDPIAIFNGDVFKKVLSVFITAAILKFGQAFLDVVLSWKAQRSMSLFVKLRYILKVVSAAAWVIVLSVTYAYTWDNPPGFAQTIKRWFGNDSSFPSLFILAVVIYLSPNMLAAVFFLFPFIRRFLERSNYKIVMLMMWWSQPRLYVGRGMHESTFSLFKYTVFWVLLIITKLAFSYYIEIKPLVGPTKAIMGVRITTFQWHEFFPHARNNIGVVVALWAPIILVYFMDTQIWYAIFSTLFGGIYGAFRRLGEIRTLGMLRSRFQSLPGAFNASLIPEEKNEPRKKGLKATLSRRFAEIPSNRGKEAARFAQLWNQIITSFREEDLISNREMDLLLVPYWADRELDLIQWPPFLLASKIPIALDMAKDSNGKDRELKKRIDADHYMSCAVRECYASFKSIIKHLVQGEREKPVIDYLFTEVDSHIEDGKLITEFRMSALPSLYAQFVQLIKYLLDNDKKDRDQVVILFQDMLEVVTRDIMREEQDNVFSLVDSSHGGTGHEGTLPLNLEPEPQHQLFASEGAIRFPIEPLSEAWKEKINRLYLLLTTKESAMDVPSNLEARRRISFFSNSLFMDMPMAPKVRNMLSFSVLTPYYTEEVLFSLTDLDSPNEDGVSILFYLQKIFPDEWTNFLERVNTSEEDLKGNESEELEEELRRWASYRGQTLTRTVRGMMYYRKALELQAFLDMAKDEDLMEGYKAIENSDDNSSGERSLLTQCQAVADMKFTYVVSCQQYGIDKRSGSPRAQDILRLMTRYPSLRVAYIDEVEETSKDRDNRQKKINKVYYSCLVKAMPKSSSPSEPEQALDQVIYKIKLPGPAILGEGKPENQNHAIIFTRGEGLQTIDMNQDNYMEEALKMRNLLQEFLKKHDGVRFPSILGLREHIFTGSVSSLAWFMSNQETSFVTIGQRLLANPLRVRFHYGHPDVFDRLFHLTRGGVSKASKVINLSEDIFAGFNSTLREGNVTHHEYIQVGKGRDVGLNQISMFEAKIANGNGEQTLSRDIYRLGHRFDFFRMLSCYFTTVGFYFSTLITVLTVYVFLYGRLYLVLSGLEEGLSTQKAIRDNKPLQVALASQSFVQIGFLMALPMLMEIGLERGFRTALSEFILMQLQLAPVFFTFSLGTKTHYFGRTLLHGGAKYRPTGRGFVVFHAKFADNYRLYSRSHFVKGIELMILLIVYEIFGQSYRSAVAYILITISMWFMVGTWLFAPFLFNPSGFEWQKIVDDWTDWNKWISNRGGIGVPPEKSWESWWEEEQEHLQHSGLRGIIVEILLSLRFFIYQYGLVYHLNITKRNPKSFLVYGISWLVIFVILFVMKTVSVGRRKFSANFQLVFRLIKGLIFLTFVSILVTLIALPHMTMQDIVVCILAFMPTGWGLLQIAQALKPVVRRAGFWGSVKTLARGYEIVMGLLLFTPVAFLAWFPFVSEFQTRMLFNQAFSRGLQISRILGGQRKERSSRNKE; the protein is encoded by the exons ATGTCGTCCCGAGGGGCGGGGCCCTCCTCGGAGGCGCCACAGAGGCGGATCATGCGGACACAGACGGCGGGGAACCTCGGGGAGTCGATATTCGACAGTGAGGTGGTGCCCTCCTCTCTTGTGGAGATAGCTCCCATCCTCCGTGTTGCCAATGAGGTTGAAAAGACGCATCCCAGGGTTGCTTATCTCT GTCGCTTTTATGCATTCGAGAAAGCTCACAGGTTGGACCCCACTTCAAGTGGTAGAGGTGTTCGCCAGTTCAAAACAGCCCTTCTTCAACGACTCGAAAGA gAAAATGATCCCACTCTCAAGGGAAGGGTCAAGAAAAGTGATGCTCGTGAGATGCAGAGTTTTTATCAGCATTACTACAAAAAATACATCCAAGCTTTACAAAATGCTGCTGATAAGGCCGACCG TGCACAGCTTACCAAGGCTTATCAGACTGCTAACGTTCTTTTTGAGGTTTTGAAGGCGGTTAACATGACTCAATCTATGGAAGTTGATCGTGAG ATTTTGGAAACTCAAGATAAGGTTGCAGAGAAGACAGAGATCTTAGTCCCATACAATGTTCTTCCACTTGATCCTGATAGTGCAAATCAGGCAATAATGCGATTTCCTGAG ATACAAGCTGCTGTATATGCTCTTCGTAACATCAGGGGCCTTCCCTGGCCCAAGGACtacaagaagaaaaaagaagaagacattctGGATTGGCTTGGGGCGATgtttggatttcag AAACACAATGTTGCAAATCAGAGAGAgcatttgattttattgcttgcTAATGTTCATATCAGACAGTTTCCGAAACCTGATCAGCAGCCAAAG TTGGATGAGCGTGCACTGACAGAAGTGATGAAGAAACTTTTCAAGAATTACAAAAAGTGGTGCAAGTATTTGGGTCGGAAAAGTAGCTTATG GTTACCAACCATACAACAAGAAGTGCAGCAGCGGAAGCTCCTATATATGGGTCTGTATCTTCTAATATGGGGCGAAGCTGCCAACCTACGATTCATGCCAGAATGTCTTTGCTATATATATCACCAT ATGGCGTTTGAATTGTATGGAATGCTAGCTGGTAATGTCAGTCCAATGACGGGAGAGAATGTCAAGCCAGCATATGGCGGTGAAGAGGAGGCTTTTTTAAAGAAAGTTGTTACTCCAATATATGATGTGATTAGACAG GAAGCTGCACGGAGCAAAAAGGGAAGGTCAAAGCATTCACAATGGAGGAACTATGATGATTTAAATGAATATTTCTG GTCAGCTGATTGCTTTAGGTTAGGTTGGCCAATGCGTGCTGATGCTGATTTCTTTTGGGTGCCATCAAATGAGCAGTCTAGTTTTGACAAATCTAAC GATGAGAAGCCAACTAACCCAGACAGATGGGTTGGGAAAGTGAATTTTGTTGAGATAAGGTCATTTTGGCATATTTTCAGAAGTTATGATCGCATGTGGAGTTTTTTCATTTTGTGCTTACAG GCAATGATTATTGTTGCTTGGAATAAATCTGGTGACCCAATTGCAATCTTCAATGGTGATGTGTTCAAGAAAGTGTTAAGCGTGTTTATCACGGCCGCTATATTGAAGTTTGGGCAAG CTTTTCTTGATGTTGTTCTGAGTTGGAAAGCACAACGGAGTATGTCGCTATTTGTCAAGTTAAGATACATTTTGAAAGTTGTTTCAGCTGCAGCGTGGGTGATTGTTCTGTCAGTTACTTATGCGTATACCTGGGACAATCCTCCTGGGTTTGCTCAGACCATCAAACGTTGGTTTGGAAACGATTCTAGTTTTCCTTCATTGTTTATTTTGGCTGTTGTTATTTACCTGTCACCAAATATGCTCGCTGCTGTATTCTTTTTGTTCCCATTCATTCGCCGCTTCCTTGAGAGGTCGAACTATAAGATTGTGATGCTAATGATGTGGTGGTCACAG CCTCGTCTTTATGTTGGAAGGGGGATGCATGAGAGCACATTTTCCCTTTTCAA ATACACAGTGTTTTGGGTTCTCCTTATAATTACAAAGCTTGCTTTCAGTTACTATATAGAG ATAAAACCGCTGGTGGGACCTACAAAAGCTATAATGGGTGTAAGAATCACGACTTTCCAGTGGCATGAATTCTTTCCTCATG CTCGGAACAATATTGGTGTTGTTGTTGCACTTTGGGCGCCAATCATTTTG GTATACTTTATGGATACCCAAATTTGGTATGCAATATTCTCAACCTTATTTGGTGGTATTTATGGTGCATTCCGTCGTCTCGGAGAG ATACGGACGTTAGGAATGCTTAGGTCTCGTTTTCAATCACTGCCTGGTGCCTTCAATGCTAGTTTGATACCAGAGGAAAAGAATGAACCAAGGAAAAAAGGATTAAAAGCCACTTTATCTCGCAGATTTGCTGAG ATCCCATCTAACAGAGGGAAGGAAGCTGCTAGATTTGCACAACTGTGGAATCAGATAATCACCAGCTTCAGAGAGGAGGATCTTATTAGCAATAG GGAAATGGACCTTTTGCTTGTACCTTATTGGGCTGATCGTGAGTTGGACCTTATACAATGGCCCCCCTTTTTACTTGCTAGCAAG ATCCCAATTGCATTAGATATGGCTAAGGACAGCAATGGAAAGGATAGAGAGCTGAAAAAGAGAATTGATGCTGATCACTACATGTCTTGTGCTGTTCGTGAGTGCTATGCTTCATTTAAGAGCATCATTAAACACTTGGTTCAAGGGGAACGCGAGAAACC GGTTATTGATTATCTTTTTACTGAAGTAGACTCACATATAGAGGACGGCAAACTGATAACCGAATTCAGAATGAGTGCCCTTCCTAGCCTCTACGCACAGTTTGTTCAGCTAATAAAATATTTG TTGGACAATGATAAGAAAGATAGGGACCAAGTTGTAATTCTGTTCCAAGACATGCTGGAGGTGGTGACAAGAGATATAATGAGGGAAGAGCAGGATAATGTATTCAG TTTGGTAGATTCAAGCCATGGTGGGACTGGACATGAGGGGACGCTTCCCCTCAACCTTGAACCAGAGCCACAACATCAGTTATTTGCATCTGAAGGAGCTATCAGGTTTCCGATTGAACCACTTTCAGAAGCTTGGAAAGAGAAG ATTAACCGGCTCTACTTGCTGCTTACAACAAAAGAATCTGCGATGGATGTACCATCCAACTTGGAAGCAAGAAGGCGTATTTCATTTTTCTCCAACTCACTGTTCATGGATATGCCAATGGCACCAAAAGTTCGCAACATGCTTTCGTTCTC GGTTTTAACACCATATTACACAGAAGAGGTTCTATTCTCTTTGACTGATTTGGACTCACCAAATGAAGATGGTGTATCCATATTGTTTTACTTGCAGAAGATTTTTCCAG ATGAATGGACCAACTTTCTGGAGAGAGTGAACACTAGTGAGGAGGATCTTAAAGGAAATGAATctgaagaattagaagaagaaCTTCGTCGCTGGGCATCATATAGAGGCCAAACATTGACTAGAACTG TAAGAGGCATGATGTATTACAGAAAAGCTTTAGAGCTCCAGGCTTTTCTTGATATGGCCAAAGACGAAG ACTTGATGGAAGGTTATAAAGCCATAGAAAACTCGGATGATAACTCAAGCGGGGAAAGGTCATTGTTGACACAATGTCAAGCAGTGGCTGATATGAAGTTCACATATGTGGTATCATGCCAACAATATGGTATCGACAAGCGATCTGGTTCTCCACGTGCACAGGACATATTAAGGCTTATGACAAG ATATCCTTCACTACGCGTTGCCTATATTGATGAGGTAGAGGAAACTAGCAAAGACAGAGACAACAGACAAAAAAAGATCAACAAGGTTTACTACTCTTGTTTGGTTAAGGCTATGCCAAAATCCAGCAGTCCTTCAGAACCTGAGCAGGCTCTTGATCAG gtcatatataaaataaagctTCCTGGACCAGCCATTTTAGGAGAGGGCAAGCCTGAAAATCAGAATCATGCAATAATTTTTACACGTGGAGAAGGCTTGCAAACGATAGATATGAACCAG GATAATTATATGGAAGAAGCTTTGAAAATGAGAAATTTATTGCAAGAATTTCTTAAGAAGCATGATGGTGTGAGGTTCCCAAGTATTCTTGGACTAAGGGAGCATATATTTACTGGAAG TGTTTCTTCCCTTGCTTGGTTCATGTCAAATCAAGAGACAAGTTTTGTGACAATTGGACAGAGACTGTTGGCTAATCCGCTGAG GGTTCGTTTCCACTACGGTCATCCTGATGTCTTTGATAGGCTTTTTCACCTTACAAGAGGGGGTGTGAGTAAAGCTTCCAAGGTTATCAATTTGAGTGAAGATATTTTTGCTG GATTCAACTCTACACTGCGGGAAGGCAATGTTACTCATCATGAGTACATACAAGTTGGGAAGGGAAGAGATGTGGGTCTCAACCAGATTTCTATGTTTGAAGCTAAGATAGCTAATGGAAATGGAGAGCAAACACTAAGTCGAGACATATACCGACTTGGACATCGTTTTGATTTCTTCAGAATGCTGTCCTGTTATTTCACCACAGTTGGATTTTATTTCAGCACACTT ATAACTGTTCTCACTGTATATGTATTCCTCTATGGTCGTCTCTATCTTGTTCTGAGCGGGCTTGAAGAAGGTTTGAGTACGCAGAAAGCCATTCGAGACAATAAGCCTCTTCAAGTGGCTCTTGCTTCTCAATCGTTTGTTCAAATAGGATTTTTAATGGCTTTGCCCATGCTGATGGAAATCGGCTTGGAAAGAGGCTTTCGAACAGCACTTAGTGAGTTCATATTAATGCAATTGCAGTTGGCCCCTGTGTTCTTCACTTTTTCGCTTGGGACAAAGACTCACTATTTTGGAAGGACATTGCTTCATGGAGGCGCAAAATATAGACCAACTGGCCGAgggtttgttgtttttcatgccAAGTTTGCCGACAACTATAGACTGTACTCTCGCAGCCACTTCGTTAAGGGTATTGAGCTCATGATATTGCTCATAGTATATGAAATATTTGGTCAAAGTTATAGAAGTGCTGTTGCATATATCTTGATTACCATATCAATGTGGTTTATGGTGGGAACCTGGCTCTTTGCTCCCTTCCTGTTTAATCCATCTGGCTTTGAATGGCAAAAGATTGTTGATGATTGGACTGATTGGAATAAATGGATTAGTAACCGCGGAGGTATAGGTGTACCACCCGAAAAAAGTTGGGAATCTTGGTGGGAAGAGGAACAAGAACATCTCCAACATTCAGGACTGCGGGGAATTATAGTGGAGATACTGTTATCATTGCGATTTTTTATTTACCAGTATGGTCTTGTATATCACTTAAATATCACTAAAAGGAACCCAAAAAGTTTTTTG GTAtatggcatttcatggttggtgATCTTTGTGATATTGTTTGTGATGAAG ACGGTATCTGTTGGGAGGCGGAAATTCAGTGCAAATTTTCAGCTTGTCTTCCGACTAATCAAGGGATTGATATTCCTGACTTTTGTGTCGATTCTTGTGACTTTAATTGCCCTTCCGCACATGACAATGCAGGACATTGTCGTTTGTATTCTTGCCTTCATGCCAACTGGTTGGGGATTGCTGCAG ATTGCACAAGCATTGAAACCCGTGGTACGGCGTGCGGGATTTTGGGGATCAGTGAAGACTCTTGCTCGTGGTTATGAGATTGTGATGGGTTTGCTTTTGTTCACTCCCGTTGCGTTTCTTGCTTGGTTCCCGTTTGTTTCAGAATTTCAAACACGTATGCTCTTCAACCAAGCCTTCAGCAGAGGATTGCAAATTTCCCGTATCCTTGGAGGTCAAAGGAAGGAGCGGTCGTCTCGCAACAAGGAATAG
- the LOC112798297 gene encoding putative E3 ubiquitin-protein ligase LIN, with protein sequence MASSLEELLAKEGFKGIRRVERTRSSFHGGALTEPRRLSLSTEGVTRIRTKSESSSFQGQSRRPRDKPFLREKIIHQRLNYEAAQKPCDNTIEVSNNAERGKEIPAMTNNNSSRTSFEDRNNKKNQDHYIHSASNLALDQVAVQAVVSILNGYMKRFLGDEDFRATLRHNCFSSLNFIELKEENNTETKIITSLEQAIETIEQTAEQSAPSTHLKRATMQLSIITGLSLNDLKHGCTCGIPNYKLSACAHLYLSVVYVIQRKSKVSAKHLLQVFCDSPYQARSILLPELWEQLFSPQLTHLKAWHDKEAEILATTPNRTRKTKLLQQVYNEHLDSATHIFAVYYKDWLTEGVESPAIPSISIPSISVAASSFGHSSNSASSNEPFSPQPMISKKLYDSVFGSSSKTKVYDAQDNIEMCVSGSYSSTIVKQTLTYESETTKFTDQDIEDFALGLPIEALHQKGTQVTTAEELKERGISNNIDKPFSTQTYLDSHIVDALSFGKEDELTLIRPNKMRSALAALCSPSIPDEFICPLTGTVFEEPVTLETGQTFEREAIKAWFEKGNRTCPVTGNTLEFVAMPLTNLILKRVIDKWKSESLDHLLNLASQTVGNSKEFNSRNDEVAVFKLESFLSSFNDEEKRTYAKYLISLGVLSFLFRRFELGNLEEKSRVVALLLICIVSESRCIYRIAENINRKCLLELLHSKEDTPLTNAILLLTELSSMKRRKDVTSFISDLVGEDVFKTLGILLKYLNKSTSQEKSLTAVLLLHFDLLVEPQKFSIYREVAVNVITAALDASLNDEKARAECCRALLVLCGHFSSDGRILTKTRTFEEADCNINTSEVRLQGHEEEGLLWDHAATLSEDEEAMVEELLMKLIESLVGNGESPFLTNLCRCLDSRHLDLVRECLVTVKWLSSSLSKLMNVGFHLPAFLALISQLKGILENGELELKTLASVSLLNFSKISECRTLLKTMAEDIAPLLHRLVDVTWTAKQLHAIVSGGNL encoded by the exons ATGGCATCGTCACTGGAGGAGCTTCTTGCCAAGGAAGGGTTCAAAGGAATCAGAAGAGTGGAAAGGACTAGATCATCCTTTCACGGTGGTGCTTTGACTGAGCCACGGAGACTCTCCCTATCGACTGAAGGAGTTACAAGGATCAGAACAAAGTCTGAGTCCTCTTCCTTTCAGGGTCAAAGCAGGAGGCCAAGGGATAAGCCCTTTCTTAGAGAGAAAATAATACATCAACGGTTGAACTATGAAGCTGCTCAGAAACCTTGTGACAACACAATTGAAGTTTCTAATAATGCAGAAAGAGGCAAAGAAATTCCTGCCATGACAAATAATAACTCAAGTCGCACAAGTTTTGAAGACAGaaacaacaaaaagaatcaaGATCACTATATTCATTCGGCTTCTAATCTTGCTCTTGATCAAGTTGCTGTCCAAGCAGTAGTGTCCATTCTGAATGGATACATGAAACGTTTTCTAGGAGATGAGGACTTCCGGGCTACACTGCGTCATAATTGTTTCTCCTCTTTGAATTTCATTGAATTGAAAGAAGAGAACAATACTGAGACCAAAATCATAACAAGCCTTGAGCAAGCAATCGAGACCATTGAACAAACTGCAGAGCAGTCTGCACCTTCCACACATCTGAAAAGAGCCACAATGCAGTTAAGCATCATCACGGGCCTGAGTTTAAACGATTTGAAGCACGGTTGTACCTGTGGGATCCCGAATTATAAGTTGTCAGCCTGTGCTCATCTTTATCTCAGTGTGGTATATGTGATACAGAGAAAAAGCAAGGTATCTGCAAAGCATCTCTTGCAAGTGTTTTGTGATTCGCCTTATCAGGCGCGATCGATATTGTTGCCTGAACTGTGGGAGCAACTATTTTCCCCACAACTTACCCATTTGAAGGCATGGCACGACAAAGAAGCTGAGATTTTAGCAACCACACCAAACAGAACAAGGAAGACAAAGCTTCTTCAACAAGTGTATAATGAACATTTGGATTCTGCTACTCATATATTTGCTGTATACTACAAAGATTGGCTCACTGAAGGAGTTGAGTCTCCAGCTATTCCTTCCATTAGCATTCCATCAATATCTGTCGCAGCAAGTTCATTTGGTCATTCTTCAAACTCTGCTAGCTCCAACGAACCCTTCTCACCCCAGCCAATGATCAGCAAGAAACTTTATGATTCTGTCTTTGGTAGCTCCAGCAAAACCAAAGTTTATGACGCTCAGGATAACATAGAAATGTGTGTTTCAGGCTCTTATAGTTCTACTATTGTTAAACAAACGTTAACATATGAGTCTGAAACAACTAAATTTACAGATCAGGATATTGAAGATTTCGCTCTCGGTTTACCAATTGAAGCACTCCATCAG AAAGGAACTCAAGTTACAACAGCAGAAGAATTAAAGGAAAGGGGTATCAGCAATAACATTGACAAACCCTTCTCCACACAAACCTATTTAGACAGCCACATAGTGGATGCTCTATCATTTGGTAAGGAAGATGAACTTACTCTCATAAGG CCAAACAAGATGAGGTCTGCTCTTGCAG CATTATGTTCTCCAAGCATTCCAGACGAATTTATTTGTCCTCTTACGGGAACTGTCTTTGAGGAACCAGTCACCCTGGAGACTGGTCAAACCTTTGAAAGAGAAGCCATCAAGGCGTGGTTTGAGAAGGGAAACAGAACATGTCCGGTAACTGGAAATACTTTAGAATTTGTGGCTATGCCGCTTACCAACCTTATTTTGAAGCGTGTGATTGATAAATGGAAGTCAGAAAGTTTGGATCACCTTCTAAATCTTGCTTCTCAAACAGTGGGAAACTCAAAGGAATTTAATTCAAGAAATGATGAGGTTGCTGTTTTCAAATTGGAGAGTTTCCTGTCTTCTTTCAATGATGAGGAGAAAAGAACTTATGCCAAGTATCTCATCTCTTTAGGAGTTCTATCATTTCTTTTTAGGAGGTTTGAACTGggaaatttggaggaaaaatcACGTGTGGTGGCACTCTTGTTAATTTGTATTGTATCAGAATCTCGCTGCATATATCGGATAGCAGAAAATATCAACAGAAAATgtcttcttgagcttcttcacagCAAGGAGGATACTCCATTAACAAATGCAATATTATTGCTTACTGAACTTTCATCCATGAAGAG GAGAAAGGATGTTACATCATTCATTAGTGACTTGGTGGGTGAAGATGTTTTTAAAACACTTGGCATTCTACTCAAGTATCTTAACAAATCTACTTCACAAGAAAAGTCCCTAACCGCCGTTCTGTTGCTGCACTTTGATCTACTG GTTGAGCCTCAAAAGTTTAGCATATACAGAGAGGTGGCAGTGAATGTCATTACGGCAGCACTTGATGCCAGCTTAAATGATGAGAAGGCCCGAGCGGAGTGTTGCAGAGCACTTCTAGTTTTGTGTGGGCACTTTTCCTCTGATGGGAGGATACTGACAAAGACTAGAACCTTTGAAGAAGCAGATTGCAATATCAACACATCGGAAGTAAGACTTCAAGGCCATGAAGAAGAGGGTCTACTGTGGGATCATGCAGCCACTTTGTCT GAAGATGAAGAAGCAATGGTAGAAGAGTTGTTAATGAAGTTGATAGAATCACTAGTTGGAAATGGAGAAAGCCCATTTTTGACCAACTTATGTAGATGCCTAGATTCTAGACACCTAGATTTGGTGAGGGAGTGTCTAGTAACGGTTAAATGGTTGAGCTCCTCACTCTCCAAGCTAATGAATGTGGGATTTCATCTTCCTGCCTTCTTAGCCCTCATCTCTCAGTTGAAAGGAATCTTGGAAAATGGAGAACTTGAGCTCAAGACTCTTGCGTCAGTGTCCTTGCTTAATTTCAGTAAAATTTCAG AATGCAGAACTCTGTTGAAGACAATGGCAGAAGATATTGCACCCCTTCTTCATAGGCTTGTCGATGTAACATGGACTGCTAAGCAGCTGCATGCCATTGTGTCTGGGGGGAATCTGTAG